One Fusobacterium varium DNA window includes the following coding sequences:
- a CDS encoding biopolymer transporter ExbD, which translates to MREFRRGKNIINPDMTPLIDVVFQLLIFFMLVTTFSQYTKFDMNLPKSSVEQIDSLEEGVELVIDREGKFFFKNGDNSIEIPDDRFEIMLKDLMNGRQEQTLIVSADKDLKYQIVIETMGKLKNIGIEKIEINSIK; encoded by the coding sequence ATGAGAGAGTTTAGAAGAGGAAAAAATATTATCAATCCTGATATGACTCCTTTAATTGACGTAGTCTTTCAGCTTTTGATATTTTTTATGTTAGTAACAACATTTAGTCAATATACAAAATTTGATATGAATCTTCCAAAATCATCTGTAGAGCAGATTGATAGTTTAGAAGAGGGAGTGGAATTAGTTATTGATAGAGAGGGAAAATTCTTCTTTAAAAATGGAGATAACTCTATTGAAATTCCAGATGACAGATTTGAAATTATGTTAAAAGATCTTATGAATGGACGTCAAGAGCAGACACTTATTGTTAGTGCTGATAAAGACTTAAAATATCAAATTGTCATTGAAACTATGGGTAAATTAAAAAATATAGGTATTGAAAAAATTGAAATAAATAGCATAAAGTAG
- a CDS encoding energy transducer TonB, which produces MKFYIFSFLCHLLLLFIFYKAPIKEIKMDSKNVVVYLTDKKNDIPAPAPAPIQSFNREPVQEIKKVEEKKIEKKEIKKPEKKIVKKKIKKAVPKPIEKPREVEEVEKETSANTNTATYNPLAGLVKDGTGTYIGDQRGGQGIGYQIKREVEPQYPIMAKKANFTKEVVIKTKFLVGLNGKVEEVIFLDNFTSYGFRKEVEKALKQWEFAPIIYQGHNIKMYFYKDFRFNVK; this is translated from the coding sequence ATGAAATTTTATATTTTTTCTTTTCTCTGCCACTTGTTATTGCTGTTTATCTTCTATAAAGCTCCTATAAAAGAGATAAAAATGGACAGTAAAAATGTAGTTGTGTATCTAACTGATAAGAAAAATGATATACCAGCTCCTGCCCCTGCTCCAATTCAATCTTTTAATAGAGAGCCTGTACAAGAGATAAAAAAAGTTGAAGAAAAGAAAATTGAAAAAAAAGAGATTAAAAAACCAGAAAAAAAGATAGTTAAAAAGAAAATTAAAAAAGCTGTGCCTAAGCCTATTGAAAAACCTAGAGAGGTAGAAGAAGTTGAAAAGGAAACTTCAGCTAATACTAATACTGCCACTTATAATCCTCTAGCTGGTTTAGTTAAAGATGGAACTGGTACATATATTGGAGATCAAAGAGGTGGACAGGGAATAGGTTATCAGATAAAAAGAGAGGTTGAACCTCAATATCCTATCATGGCAAAAAAGGCTAACTTTACCAAAGAGGTAGTTATTAAAACTAAATTTTTAGTGGGACTTAATGGAAAGGTTGAGGAAGTTATCTTCTTAGACAACTTCACATCATATGGATTTAGGAAAGAGGTTGAAAAAGCTCTTAAACAGTGGGAGTTTGCTCCTATTATATACCAAGGGCACAATATAAAAATGTATTTTTATAAAGATTTTAGATTTAACGTTAAATAA
- a CDS encoding ABC transporter ATP-binding protein, whose translation MEILKGQNIQLAYDEKIVIDEIDFSINKGEVVSIIGTNGCGKSTLLKAIARVLNCKKGEIYLENSKIQDIKNKDFAKKLAFVSQNNEIPEDITVYDFIMYGRIPHKKWYEIYNEEDRNIVEWAIKICHLEKFRERKVMSLSGGERQKVWISMVLAQKTEILLLDEPTTYLDICHQFEIMELVKMLNRELGITIIMVLHDINQAAQYSDKIIVLKNGKKFKEGKPMEMLNPQLIKDVYRVDSVMEIENNIPYFKLKGIINN comes from the coding sequence ATGGAGATTTTAAAAGGGCAAAATATCCAATTAGCTTATGATGAAAAAATAGTAATTGATGAGATTGATTTTTCCATAAACAAAGGGGAAGTAGTTTCGATTATAGGTACTAATGGTTGTGGAAAATCCACACTTCTTAAAGCTATTGCAAGGGTTTTAAACTGTAAAAAAGGTGAAATTTACCTTGAAAATAGTAAAATTCAAGATATAAAGAACAAGGATTTTGCTAAAAAATTAGCTTTTGTTTCTCAAAACAATGAGATTCCAGAGGATATAACAGTTTATGATTTTATTATGTATGGACGTATCCCTCATAAAAAATGGTATGAGATCTATAATGAAGAGGATAGAAACATTGTAGAGTGGGCTATTAAAATTTGTCATCTTGAAAAATTTAGAGAGAGAAAGGTTATGAGCCTTTCTGGTGGAGAGAGACAAAAAGTATGGATATCTATGGTGTTAGCCCAAAAAACAGAGATACTACTTTTAGATGAGCCTACTACATATTTAGATATATGTCACCAATTTGAGATTATGGAATTAGTAAAAATGTTAAATAGAGAATTAGGAATCACTATTATTATGGTGTTGCACGATATCAATCAAGCTGCTCAATATAGTGATAAGATAATTGTTTTGAAAAATGGAAAGAAATTCAAAGAGGGAAAACCTATGGAAATGTTAAATCCACAACTTATCAAAGATGTTTATAGAGTGGATTCAGTTATGGAGATTGAAAACAATATTCCATACTTTAAATTAAAAGGAATTATAAATAATTAA
- a CDS encoding MotA/TolQ/ExbB proton channel family protein codes for MFNYFIEGGSMMWLLAILSIAGLGTILERTAYFLRNEQGITKEFKSEIVDLVREGKEDKAIELCNKTNNSVSRTVKSILLAYKNENDLYESKEKLMKEKALEQIENLERRLSILGIVSYISPMAGLLGTVLGMIKSFKAIALQGAGDPNVVANGISEALITTAAGLLIAIPAIIAYNTFNRKVDKIMLEIEKTSTALINIKDSGKR; via the coding sequence ATGTTTAATTATTTTATTGAAGGTGGAAGTATGATGTGGCTACTAGCTATTTTATCAATAGCTGGTTTGGGGACTATTTTAGAAAGAACAGCTTATTTTTTAAGAAATGAACAAGGAATTACAAAGGAGTTTAAAAGTGAAATTGTAGATCTTGTTAGAGAGGGAAAAGAAGACAAAGCTATTGAGCTTTGCAATAAAACAAATAATTCTGTTTCAAGAACTGTAAAAAGTATATTATTAGCATATAAAAACGAAAATGATCTATATGAAAGTAAAGAGAAACTTATGAAAGAAAAAGCTCTAGAGCAAATTGAAAATCTGGAGAGAAGATTATCTATACTTGGAATTGTTTCGTATATCTCACCTATGGCAGGTTTATTAGGAACAGTTCTTGGAATGATAAAATCATTTAAAGCTATTGCTCTTCAAGGAGCTGGAGATCCTAATGTTGTAGCTAACGGAATCTCTGAGGCTCTTATAACTACAGCAGCTGGGCTACTTATTGCAATCCCTGCAATTATTGCTTATAACACATTTAATAGAAAAGTTGATAAAATTATGCTTGAAATAGAAAAAACTTCAACTGCTTTAATTAATATTAAAGATTCAGGAAAGAGGTAA
- a CDS encoding iron ABC transporter permease — translation MFMNNDKQRKKIFLILFTFILLWFSVIFSVRFGSVNYSTSEIFKGIFVKNYDDEILKAILWDIRIPRILIAVMVGCNLSLAGVLLQAVMKNPLADPGLTGVSSGASVTALIVMILFPKTIFFMNFSAFIGGAIACAIVFTLAWKKGLKPIRVILSGVAINAILGSITGLMFILFSDEIQGVLSWLNGSLNGKNWRHVIGLFPYTIFGLIACLTLIRDANILQLGDNFAINLGIDIPKKRLKLCAFACFLTGISVANVGLIGFVGLIVPHIARLIIGSDHTYLIPFAATMGAIVLVIADTLSRTLFSPIEIPAGIVMAVIGVPFFLYLLRKVGD, via the coding sequence ATGTTTATGAATAATGATAAACAGAGAAAAAAAATATTTCTGATATTATTTACATTTATTTTATTATGGTTTTCTGTAATTTTCTCTGTAAGATTTGGTAGTGTAAATTACTCTACTAGTGAGATTTTTAAAGGAATCTTTGTTAAAAATTATGATGATGAAATATTGAAAGCCATTCTTTGGGATATAAGAATACCTCGGATTTTAATAGCTGTTATGGTAGGTTGCAACCTATCTCTAGCAGGTGTCTTACTTCAGGCAGTAATGAAAAATCCACTTGCTGATCCGGGGCTAACAGGGGTTTCTTCTGGAGCAAGTGTAACTGCTCTAATTGTTATGATACTCTTTCCTAAAACTATATTCTTTATGAATTTTTCAGCTTTCATAGGTGGAGCAATAGCTTGTGCTATTGTGTTTACTCTAGCTTGGAAAAAAGGGTTAAAACCTATTAGAGTTATTCTTTCTGGAGTAGCTATCAACGCTATCTTAGGAAGTATTACTGGACTTATGTTTATTCTATTTAGTGATGAAATTCAAGGGGTTTTATCTTGGTTAAATGGAAGTTTAAATGGTAAAAACTGGAGACATGTTATTGGACTTTTCCCTTATACAATTTTTGGATTAATAGCTTGTCTAACTTTAATTAGAGATGCCAATATTCTTCAATTAGGAGATAACTTTGCTATTAACTTAGGTATTGATATTCCTAAAAAAAGATTAAAACTTTGTGCTTTTGCTTGTTTTCTTACAGGAATATCTGTTGCGAATGTAGGTTTAATAGGCTTTGTTGGATTGATTGTTCCACATATTGCCAGATTAATAATTGGATCTGATCACACATACTTAATACCTTTTGCTGCTACTATGGGAGCTATTGTTTTAGTTATAGCTGATACTCTTTCAAGAACTCTGTTCTCACCAATAGAGATTCCAGCAGGTATAGTTATGGCTGTAATTGGTGTTCCATTCTTCCTATACCTACTTAGAAAGGTAGGTGACTAA
- a CDS encoding ABC transporter substrate-binding protein, which translates to MKKIKVILLVILSLILTQSLMAKENFTIEQNDEKLELSYFPKKIVTDSAIISRFLAALDIELVGVPSSTTKIPEKYNGVQRIGRSGMPDLEIVKSLKTDLVVSTLYSKPALKPKYDNLNIPSFYLKVDTYDESMEAIDILGKAFHKEEKADAILKDIKNRENILNEKLKGKEPKKIAIIYGNGESFFMTGKNHFLQGLMDKINCENIVTSIDNSALLKKSVPFSMEQLIKANPDVILRLPTSQTKNGESFEEIFNANPIWKLTKAYKNKKILDIDPTLFRMSAGVNSIDALEELYRYVYE; encoded by the coding sequence ATAAAAAAAATAAAAGTTATTTTATTGGTAATATTAAGTCTAATCTTGACTCAAAGTTTAATGGCAAAAGAAAATTTTACAATTGAGCAAAATGATGAAAAATTAGAACTTTCATATTTTCCTAAAAAAATTGTAACTGATTCTGCTATTATCTCAAGATTTTTAGCTGCTCTAGATATTGAATTGGTAGGAGTTCCTAGTTCTACTACTAAAATTCCAGAAAAATATAATGGAGTTCAAAGAATTGGAAGATCTGGAATGCCTGATTTAGAAATAGTAAAATCTTTAAAAACGGATTTAGTAGTTTCTACCCTATATTCTAAACCAGCTTTAAAACCAAAGTATGATAATCTAAATATCCCTAGTTTCTATCTAAAAGTAGATACTTATGATGAATCTATGGAAGCTATTGATATTCTTGGAAAGGCTTTTCATAAAGAGGAAAAGGCAGATGCTATTTTAAAGGATATTAAAAATAGAGAAAATATTTTAAATGAAAAATTAAAAGGTAAAGAACCTAAAAAAATTGCTATTATCTATGGAAATGGTGAAAGTTTCTTTATGACTGGAAAAAACCATTTTTTACAGGGGTTAATGGATAAAATTAACTGTGAAAATATTGTTACTTCTATTGATAATAGTGCATTACTAAAAAAATCTGTTCCTTTTAGTATGGAACAACTTATAAAAGCTAATCCAGATGTAATTTTAAGATTGCCTACAAGTCAAACTAAGAATGGAGAAAGCTTTGAAGAAATTTTTAATGCCAATCCAATATGGAAACTTACAAAAGCATATAAAAATAAAAAAATACTTGATATAGACCCTACTCTTTTTAGAATGAGTGCTGGTGTCAATTCCATAGATGCATTGGAGGAACTATATAGATATGTTTATGAATAA